One window of the Acinonyx jubatus isolate Ajub_Pintada_27869175 chromosome A2, VMU_Ajub_asm_v1.0, whole genome shotgun sequence genome contains the following:
- the FIGNL1 gene encoding fidgetin-like protein 1 isoform X1 has product MERKRVFLLRRRTSSMQAPSSRSVHLSEWQKNYFAITSGICTSGQKADAYRAQILRIQYAWANAEISQLGAAVLFKKYAEKYSAVIDSDNVETGLNNYAESILTLARSQQTDSDRWQSGLSINNVFKMSNVQEMMQAGQKARESLLAPADVSVLIHKEAAVLDPPKFSVCGGSGDRGPLTDLAHNTNGTQDIPEGTPSMCPLNARPPALTNTSKTCPTSLTPSGEFATAKFHAIPLFGSVKKENNSSPTANIGLNKSLPNQSCLPSGCENPWAQKAFYGSGIIDALSTPIVNKAFSKTEDNGQREESSLPAFKTAKEQLWIDQQKKNPQPQRVSGSSYGGVKKSLGASRSRGIFGKFVPPVPKQDGGEQLGGIQCKPSGTGPAEPAHIADERLKNLEPKMIELIMNEIMDHGPPVNWDDIAGIEFAKATIKEIVVWPMMRPDIFTGLRGPPKGILLFGPPGTGKTLIGKCIASQSGATFFSISASSLTSKWVGEGEKMVRALFAVARCQQPAVIFIDEIDSLLSQRADGEHESSRRIKTEFLVQLDGAATCSEDRILVVGATNRPQEIDEAARRRLVKRLYIPLPEASARRQMVTKLMSRERCCLSEEEVSLVVRQSDGFSGADVTQLCREASLGPIRSLQAADIATVTPDQVRPIAFIDFENAFRTVRPSVSPKDLELYENWNRTFGCGR; this is encoded by the exons ATGGAGAGGAAGCGGGTGTTCCTCCTGAGGAGAAG AACCTCCAGCATGCAGGCCCCCAGCTCCAGGTCTGTGCACCTGAGTGAATGGCAGAAGAATTACTTTGCCATTACATCTGGCATATGTACATCAGGACAGAAGGCGGACGCATACCGGGCACAGATACTACGCATTCAGTACGCGTGGGCAAACGCGGAGATCTCCCAGCTCGGTGCTGCCGTGCTGTTCAAAAAATATGCAGAGAAATACTCTGCAGTTATTGATTCTGACAATGTCGAGACCGGCTTGAATAACTACGCGGAAAGCATTTTAACGTTAGCAAGATCTCAGCAAACTGACAGTGACAGGTGGCAGTCTGGATTgtcaataaataatgttttcaaaatgagtAACGTACAGGAGATGATGCAAGCCGGCCAGAAAGCCAGAGAGTCTCTGTTGGCACCTGCCGACGTGTCGGTATTAATCCATAAAGAGGCCGCTGTCCTCGATCCTCCTAAGTTTAGTGTTTGTGGTGGTTCTGGGGACAGGGGGCCATTAACTGACTTGGCTCATAATACGAACGGGACCCAAGACATCCCAGAGGGCACTCCTTCGATGTGCCCTCTGAATGCCCGGCCACCTGCACTGACTAACACCAGTAAGACGTGTCCTACGTCCTTAACACCTTCCGGTGAATTTGCTACCGCAAAATTCCATGCCATACCACTGTTCGGAAgtgtcaaaaaggaaaataacagctCTCCCACAGCCAACATAGGACTGAACAAGTCCTTACCTAATCAGTCTTGTTTGCCCTCTGGCTGTGAAAATCCATGGGCGCAGAAAGCTTTTTATGGTTCTGGCATCATCGATGCACTTTCCACCCCAATAGTGAATAAGGCTTTTAGTAAAACAGAAGATAACggccagagagaagagagtaGCCTGCCTGCTTTTAAAACTGCAAAAGAACAATTATGGATAGATCAGCAGAAAAAGAACCCCCAGCCCCAGCGTGTATCAGGGTCATCGTATGGTGGTGTAAAGAAGTCTCTGGGAGCCAGTAGGTCCCGAGGCATATTTGGGAAGTTCGTTCCTCCCGTACCTAAGCAGGACGGGGGAGAGCAGCTTGGGGGAATACAGTGTAAGCCTTCGGGCACAGGCCCGGCAGAACCAGCACACATAGCTGACGAGCGTCTGAAGAACCTGGAGCCAAAGATGATCGAACTTATTATGAACGAGATAATGGATCACGGGCCGCCGGTAAATTGGGACGATATCGCAGGAATAGAATTTGCCAAAGCCACAATAAAGGAGATAGTTGTGTGGCCCATGATGAGACCGGACATCTTTACTGGTTTACGAGGACCCCCTAAAGGAATTCTGCTCTTCGGGCCTCCGGGGACTGGCAAAACTCTGATCGGCAAGTGCATTGCTAGCCAGTCGGGGGCAACGTTCTTTAGTATCTCCGCTTCCTCCTTGACTTCTaaatgggtgggagagggggagaaaatggTCCGGGCGTTGTTTGCCGTCGCAAGGTGCCAGCAGCCAGCTGTGATATTTATTGATGAAATCGATTCCCTGTTGTCTCAGCGAGCAGATGGTGAACACGAGTCTTCTAGACGGATAAAAACGGAGTTTCTGGTTCAGCTAGATGGAGCAGCCACCTGTTCCGAAGACCGTATTCTGGTGGTGGGGGCGACCAACCGGCCCCAAGAAATTGACGAGGCCGCCCGGAGAAGGTTGGTGAAAAGGCTTTATATCCCTCTGCCAGAAGCTTCAGCTAGGAGACAGATGGTGACGAAGCTGATGTCCAGGGAGCGGTGTTGCCTGAGCGAGGAGGAGGTCAGCCTGGTGGTCCGGCAGTCCGATGGCTTCTCGGGGGCTGACGTGACACAGCTGTGCAGGGAAGCGTCGCTTGGGCCCATCCGCAGTTTACAAGCTGCTGACATCGCCACCGTGACACCAGATCAAGTCCGACCAATAGCTTTTATCgattttgaaaatgctttcaGAACCGTGCGGCCCAGCGTGTCTCCTAAAGATTTAGAGCTTTACGAAAACTGGAACAGAACCTTTGGTTGTGGGCGGTAG
- the FIGNL1 gene encoding fidgetin-like protein 1 isoform X2, translated as MQAPSSRSVHLSEWQKNYFAITSGICTSGQKADAYRAQILRIQYAWANAEISQLGAAVLFKKYAEKYSAVIDSDNVETGLNNYAESILTLARSQQTDSDRWQSGLSINNVFKMSNVQEMMQAGQKARESLLAPADVSVLIHKEAAVLDPPKFSVCGGSGDRGPLTDLAHNTNGTQDIPEGTPSMCPLNARPPALTNTSKTCPTSLTPSGEFATAKFHAIPLFGSVKKENNSSPTANIGLNKSLPNQSCLPSGCENPWAQKAFYGSGIIDALSTPIVNKAFSKTEDNGQREESSLPAFKTAKEQLWIDQQKKNPQPQRVSGSSYGGVKKSLGASRSRGIFGKFVPPVPKQDGGEQLGGIQCKPSGTGPAEPAHIADERLKNLEPKMIELIMNEIMDHGPPVNWDDIAGIEFAKATIKEIVVWPMMRPDIFTGLRGPPKGILLFGPPGTGKTLIGKCIASQSGATFFSISASSLTSKWVGEGEKMVRALFAVARCQQPAVIFIDEIDSLLSQRADGEHESSRRIKTEFLVQLDGAATCSEDRILVVGATNRPQEIDEAARRRLVKRLYIPLPEASARRQMVTKLMSRERCCLSEEEVSLVVRQSDGFSGADVTQLCREASLGPIRSLQAADIATVTPDQVRPIAFIDFENAFRTVRPSVSPKDLELYENWNRTFGCGR; from the coding sequence ATGCAGGCCCCCAGCTCCAGGTCTGTGCACCTGAGTGAATGGCAGAAGAATTACTTTGCCATTACATCTGGCATATGTACATCAGGACAGAAGGCGGACGCATACCGGGCACAGATACTACGCATTCAGTACGCGTGGGCAAACGCGGAGATCTCCCAGCTCGGTGCTGCCGTGCTGTTCAAAAAATATGCAGAGAAATACTCTGCAGTTATTGATTCTGACAATGTCGAGACCGGCTTGAATAACTACGCGGAAAGCATTTTAACGTTAGCAAGATCTCAGCAAACTGACAGTGACAGGTGGCAGTCTGGATTgtcaataaataatgttttcaaaatgagtAACGTACAGGAGATGATGCAAGCCGGCCAGAAAGCCAGAGAGTCTCTGTTGGCACCTGCCGACGTGTCGGTATTAATCCATAAAGAGGCCGCTGTCCTCGATCCTCCTAAGTTTAGTGTTTGTGGTGGTTCTGGGGACAGGGGGCCATTAACTGACTTGGCTCATAATACGAACGGGACCCAAGACATCCCAGAGGGCACTCCTTCGATGTGCCCTCTGAATGCCCGGCCACCTGCACTGACTAACACCAGTAAGACGTGTCCTACGTCCTTAACACCTTCCGGTGAATTTGCTACCGCAAAATTCCATGCCATACCACTGTTCGGAAgtgtcaaaaaggaaaataacagctCTCCCACAGCCAACATAGGACTGAACAAGTCCTTACCTAATCAGTCTTGTTTGCCCTCTGGCTGTGAAAATCCATGGGCGCAGAAAGCTTTTTATGGTTCTGGCATCATCGATGCACTTTCCACCCCAATAGTGAATAAGGCTTTTAGTAAAACAGAAGATAACggccagagagaagagagtaGCCTGCCTGCTTTTAAAACTGCAAAAGAACAATTATGGATAGATCAGCAGAAAAAGAACCCCCAGCCCCAGCGTGTATCAGGGTCATCGTATGGTGGTGTAAAGAAGTCTCTGGGAGCCAGTAGGTCCCGAGGCATATTTGGGAAGTTCGTTCCTCCCGTACCTAAGCAGGACGGGGGAGAGCAGCTTGGGGGAATACAGTGTAAGCCTTCGGGCACAGGCCCGGCAGAACCAGCACACATAGCTGACGAGCGTCTGAAGAACCTGGAGCCAAAGATGATCGAACTTATTATGAACGAGATAATGGATCACGGGCCGCCGGTAAATTGGGACGATATCGCAGGAATAGAATTTGCCAAAGCCACAATAAAGGAGATAGTTGTGTGGCCCATGATGAGACCGGACATCTTTACTGGTTTACGAGGACCCCCTAAAGGAATTCTGCTCTTCGGGCCTCCGGGGACTGGCAAAACTCTGATCGGCAAGTGCATTGCTAGCCAGTCGGGGGCAACGTTCTTTAGTATCTCCGCTTCCTCCTTGACTTCTaaatgggtgggagagggggagaaaatggTCCGGGCGTTGTTTGCCGTCGCAAGGTGCCAGCAGCCAGCTGTGATATTTATTGATGAAATCGATTCCCTGTTGTCTCAGCGAGCAGATGGTGAACACGAGTCTTCTAGACGGATAAAAACGGAGTTTCTGGTTCAGCTAGATGGAGCAGCCACCTGTTCCGAAGACCGTATTCTGGTGGTGGGGGCGACCAACCGGCCCCAAGAAATTGACGAGGCCGCCCGGAGAAGGTTGGTGAAAAGGCTTTATATCCCTCTGCCAGAAGCTTCAGCTAGGAGACAGATGGTGACGAAGCTGATGTCCAGGGAGCGGTGTTGCCTGAGCGAGGAGGAGGTCAGCCTGGTGGTCCGGCAGTCCGATGGCTTCTCGGGGGCTGACGTGACACAGCTGTGCAGGGAAGCGTCGCTTGGGCCCATCCGCAGTTTACAAGCTGCTGACATCGCCACCGTGACACCAGATCAAGTCCGACCAATAGCTTTTATCgattttgaaaatgctttcaGAACCGTGCGGCCCAGCGTGTCTCCTAAAGATTTAGAGCTTTACGAAAACTGGAACAGAACCTTTGGTTGTGGGCGGTAG